The genome window CAACATGGAGGACGCCCTCGCACTTTACGAAAAGGCGGGGGGGCGGCTGATCGGGCGGGAAACGTCCCGGGACGGCAAGGCCGATCTCGCGATGGTGGATATCGGCGGCAGCCTGATCGAACCCATCGCTCCGCTGGACGATGATTCCTCGGTGGGCAAATTCATCCAAACGCGCGGAGAGGGTCTCCATCACATCGCTTTTGCCGTGAGCGACATCAAGGCGGAACTGGCCCGGCTGAAAAAGGAGGGCTTCGACTTGATCGACGAATCGGCACGGCCCGGATTCATGGGGCACATGATTGCGTTCATCCGGCCGAAAAGCACGATGGGCGCCTTGTGGGAACTCGTTGAGGGAGAGGAGTAGCGCGCGCTACACCCCCCGATCGCGCATCCTTCTCCGGTAGTGGGCATAGGCCGCACCGGCCCATTCCTCCGGCTTTGCAGGCATTTGCACCACGGTGACGTAGTGATCCCCCCGCCGGAGTCCCTCGGGGCCCTGCCGGTGAATCCCCCAGCCCCGCAGGCGGATTGTCCTTCCCCCCCGCGTCTTCGCCGGAATGCTCACCTGCGTTGCGCCGTGAACCGTGAAAACGCGGACGGCGCCCCCCTCGGCCAGCCGGAAGGCGGGGACCTTCACCGTGCTGTGAACGTCAAGGCCGGCGCGCCGGAAGGCGGGATGCCGGCGCGAGGAGACGATAAGGAACAAATCGCCCGGCAAACCGCCGTGAAGACCCGCGCCCCCTTCTCCCGGGACGCGAAAAGTCTCGCCGCCCTCAAGGCCCGCGGGAAGATGCACGCGGACGATATCCTCCGCCTTAACGCGCCCCTTTCCGCGGCAGGTGCCGCAACCGTCATCCCCCTGCCCTCCGCGGCATTTCGGACAGGGAACCGCCCGCCGGCAGGAAACGGAGATCACGTCCCCGCGGGCCACCTGCAGAAAATCCAGAAGCACCTCCACCGACACATCCTCGCCATAGACCGGCGGGGGGAGCGGCGCCGCATCCACAGAGACGGCACCCTCCCAGGCGGAGATGGCGACACGGTAGGCCTCGCTCAAGCGCTTGAATCTTTGCTCCATTTCGGGGTTCCCCGCATGCCGATCGGGGTGGCAGTCGAAGGCCAGGCGGCGGTAGGCGCGGCGAATCATCTCGGCGTCCGCATCGGGAGAGAGGCCGAGCACCTTGCAAGCGGACTCCAGATTGGGAAACGGGGCCTGTGATGGCATCGGAAATCCTCAATCCTGCAGACGAAATCCCACTGTCACCCAACCATTATAAACAATTCGAACCCTTCAATCCTCCCGGTTCCAGGAGAATTCTCAATTGACCGTCTCTCCCGGATAGCGCGACAATAGCGCGTTGGGCGCCATAGGTTTTCGTCGTCCGCTTCCCGCCTTATTTTTCGCCGCGTGAATTCTTGGCAAAACCTCCAAGGAGAAAGAGGTTCTATGCTGCTAAGCGACAAGATGGCGATACAAGGAAATTCCTGGTTTCGCTGGAGAAGCTATTTGCCCATCATTCTTGCCCCAGCCGCTGTTTTGGCGGCAATGGACGCAGGTCCCTTCGAGACAATGATGGGAAAGTCCGTAGAAAATCCATGGGATCTTTTTGCCCTCGCTGTCTCCTTCCTCGGCCTCATCGTCCGCGCCTGCGTGGTGGGGGACACGCCTCGCGGAACATCGGGCCGGAATACGCGTCGGCAAAGGGCGGACAGCCTGAACACAACCGGAATGTATTCGATAACGCGAAATCCGCTTTATTTTGGAAATTTCCTCATTCTTCTTGGTTTCGCTCTCGCCATAAAAATCTGGTGGTTTGTCCTCTTGACTCTTATTCTTTTCGCCTTGTACTACGAACGGATTATTTTTGCGGAAGAAATTTTTCTCTCCAAAAAATTTGGGGCGGCCTACGAAAATTGGGCAGCGAAAACACGTGTCTTTTTCCCCAGTCCTGTACTTTGGAAAGGGCCGGAGCTTCCGTTTTCGTTCCGCACCGTCCTTCGCCGCGAATACCACGGTTTTTACCTGATCGTCTTAATCCATTTCTTGGCTGATGCGGTCACCGATCTGCTGGGGA of bacterium contains these proteins:
- a CDS encoding VOC family protein; its protein translation is MFRKVHHIGVAVNNMEDALALYEKAGGRLIGRETSRDGKADLAMVDIGGSLIEPIAPLDDDSSVGKFIQTRGEGLHHIAFAVSDIKAELARLKKEGFDLIDESARPGFMGHMIAFIRPKSTMGALWELVEGEE
- a CDS encoding DnaJ domain-containing protein, which gives rise to MPSQAPFPNLESACKVLGLSPDADAEMIRRAYRRLAFDCHPDRHAGNPEMEQRFKRLSEAYRVAISAWEGAVSVDAAPLPPPVYGEDVSVEVLLDFLQVARGDVISVSCRRAVPCPKCRGGQGDDGCGTCRGKGRVKAEDIVRVHLPAGLEGGETFRVPGEGGAGLHGGLPGDLFLIVSSRRHPAFRRAGLDVHSTVKVPAFRLAEGGAVRVFTVHGATQVSIPAKTRGGRTIRLRGWGIHRQGPEGLRRGDHYVTVVQMPAKPEEWAGAAYAHYRRRMRDRGV
- a CDS encoding isoprenylcysteine carboxylmethyltransferase family protein, whose translation is MLLSDKMAIQGNSWFRWRSYLPIILAPAAVLAAMDAGPFETMMGKSVENPWDLFALAVSFLGLIVRACVVGDTPRGTSGRNTRRQRADSLNTTGMYSITRNPLYFGNFLILLGFALAIKIWWFVLLTLILFALYYERIIFAEEIFLSKKFGAAYENWAAKTRVFFPSPVLWKGPELPFSFRTVLRREYHGFYLIVLIHFLADAVTDLLGKNEPLQTFLAEDFLWVYFFLISTLIYLAIRILHKYTRLLHVAGR